From Panicum hallii strain FIL2 chromosome 2, PHallii_v3.1, whole genome shotgun sequence, a single genomic window includes:
- the LOC112881013 gene encoding uncharacterized protein LOC112881013: MEERRAAAEERRAAVEERRVVAEEAAKRLEQEQKIMFMDTTHLDAKGRAYVELMRDQILAARSMGGFNMGGFMGGFGGNETSSVSGGHGGYGGFGGNGGNGTSSVIGGNGGIETSTDIVDDIGGDESEEHN, from the coding sequence ATGGAGGAGAGGAGGGCGGCAGCGGAGGAGAGGAGGGCAGCAGTTGAGGAGAGGAGGGTGGTTGCTGAGGAGGCGGCCAAGAGGCTAGAACAAGAGCAAAAGATCATGTTCATGGATACAACTCATCTCGATGCAAAAGGAAGAGCATATGTTGAGCTTATGCGTGATCAAATCTTGGCGGCAAGATCCATGGGAGGATTCAACATGGGAGGCTTCATGGGTGGATTTGGTGGCAATGAGACCTCTTCTGTCAGTGGTGGCCATGGTGGTTATGGTGGTTTTGGTGGCAATGGTGGCAATGGGACCTCTTCTGTCATTGGTGGCAATGGTGGCATTGAGACCTCTACTGACATTGTTGATGATATTGGTGGTGATGAAAGTGAAGAACACAATTGA